One genomic region from Gammaproteobacteria bacterium encodes:
- a CDS encoding cephalosporin hydroxylase family protein translates to MTFQDEVTARIGQNGANQDLKQASERFMLESIKAQYSYNFAWLGRPIIQYPQDMVAMQELIWAVKPDLIIETGIAHGGSLILSASMLALLDYCDAVENRQVLDPARPQRRVIGLDIDIRAHNRTAIEAHPMANRIDMIQGSSIAPEIVARVHEMAKGCRRVLVCLDSNHTYQHALAELDAYASLVSIGSYCVVFDTVIEDLPEDMYPDRPWGKGDNPKTAVHEYLKTHPEFEIDKSIEDKIMASVAPDGYLRRIR, encoded by the coding sequence ATGACATTCCAGGATGAAGTGACAGCGCGTATCGGCCAGAACGGCGCGAATCAGGACTTAAAGCAGGCTTCTGAGCGTTTCATGCTCGAATCCATCAAGGCCCAATACTCCTACAACTTTGCCTGGCTAGGGCGTCCCATCATCCAGTATCCGCAGGATATGGTTGCCATGCAGGAGCTGATCTGGGCGGTCAAGCCGGATCTCATCATTGAAACCGGAATCGCCCACGGCGGCTCACTCATCCTGAGCGCTTCCATGCTGGCCTTGCTCGATTATTGCGATGCGGTGGAGAACAGGCAGGTGCTCGACCCTGCCAGGCCGCAGCGCAGGGTGATCGGACTCGATATTGACATCCGCGCCCACAATCGCACCGCCATCGAAGCCCATCCGATGGCCAATCGCATAGACATGATCCAGGGCTCGTCCATCGCGCCGGAGATCGTTGCGCGAGTGCATGAGATGGCGAAGGGATGTCGGCGCGTTCTCGTATGCCTCGATTCAAACCACACGTACCAGCATGCGCTGGCGGAACTCGATGCTTATGCCTCGCTGGTAAGCATCGGAAGTTATTGTGTCGTGTTCGATACCGTGATCGAAGACCTGCCGGAGGATATGTATCCGGACCGGCCATGGGGCAAGGGAGATAATCCCAAGACGGCCGTGCATGAATATCTAAAGACGCACCCCGAATTCGAGATCGACAAGAGTATCGAAGACAAGATCATGGCCAGCGTCGCACCCGATGGTTATCTCAGGCGCATACGCTGA
- a CDS encoding tetratricopeptide repeat protein: protein MKKTNDRRHFQATSLLAQAQALSQTGRPGEALVALNRALEIRPDFAEALNDQGIVLARLMRFTEALARFDRALALKPDFALAHNNRGNTLQCLRRHNEAIASYSRALALNPNYAQAHNNRANSLQELRRYEEAINGYAQALRLKPDYPLVGGAILHTKMQLCSWSDLDKLVQSIGSEISAGRMAAHPFTLLAPPFSPSQQRKCAEIYTRQKFPALAPLSSSTRYSHDKIRIGYYSSDFHNHATAYLIAELFERHDRSRFEVIGFSCQRSPNDAMRQRLTAAFDRLLDVGDQSDHDIALLSRRMEIDIAIDLKGYTTEARTGIFAHRPASIQVSYLGYPGTMGADYIDYLIADGTVIPESHRQYYSEKIACLPHSYQVNDTKRAIAERVFTRKEVGLPENGFVFCCFNNNFKITPDLFDIWMRLLQQVPDSVLWLFEGDAGAAKNLRREAANRKISPERLVFAQRLELPEHLARHQLADLFLDTFYCNAHTTTSDALWAGLPVLTCLGETFAGRVAASLLNAVGLPELVMRSHAEYEKRALHLATHSAELAALKKRLMASRNTCPLFDTQLFTKHIEDAYVQMWQRHQNGLAPDHIRVEPVPEMSD, encoded by the coding sequence TTGAAAAAAACCAATGACCGCCGCCACTTCCAGGCAACCAGTCTACTTGCCCAAGCGCAGGCACTAAGCCAGACAGGCAGACCAGGCGAGGCATTGGTCGCTTTAAACCGTGCGCTGGAAATCAGGCCCGATTTTGCCGAAGCGCTTAACGATCAGGGAATCGTGCTTGCCAGACTCATGCGCTTTACCGAAGCGTTGGCCCGTTTTGACCGGGCATTGGCGCTCAAGCCCGACTTCGCTCTGGCGCACAACAATCGCGGCAACACGCTGCAATGCCTGCGCCGCCACAATGAAGCGATTGCCAGCTATAGCCGGGCTCTGGCACTTAATCCGAATTACGCTCAGGCCCACAACAACCGCGCCAATTCCTTGCAGGAACTAAGGCGCTACGAAGAAGCAATAAACGGCTATGCGCAAGCCTTGAGGCTGAAACCCGATTACCCCCTCGTTGGCGGAGCCATCCTGCACACAAAAATGCAACTCTGCTCCTGGAGCGATCTGGACAAACTGGTCCAGTCCATCGGGAGCGAGATAAGCGCAGGAAGAATGGCCGCCCACCCCTTCACCCTGCTGGCGCCGCCGTTTTCACCATCGCAGCAACGCAAATGCGCAGAAATCTATACCCGGCAAAAATTTCCCGCACTCGCTCCCCTGAGTTCGAGTACGCGATATTCCCACGACAAAATTCGCATCGGCTATTACTCCTCCGACTTCCACAATCACGCGACGGCATACCTGATCGCGGAGCTGTTCGAACGGCATGATCGCTCGCGTTTCGAGGTAATCGGTTTCTCCTGCCAACGCTCGCCCAACGACGCCATGCGACAGCGCCTGACCGCCGCATTCGACCGCCTGCTCGACGTCGGCGACCAATCCGATCACGATATTGCGTTGCTCTCACGGCGCATGGAAATAGATATTGCGATAGACCTCAAAGGCTATACAACCGAAGCCAGAACCGGTATTTTCGCGCACAGGCCCGCATCCATCCAGGTTAGCTATCTGGGCTATCCCGGCACGATGGGAGCGGACTATATTGATTACCTGATTGCGGATGGCACAGTAATCCCGGAAAGCCATCGGCAATATTACAGCGAGAAAATAGCCTGCTTGCCACACTCCTATCAGGTCAATGACACCAAAAGGGCGATTGCAGAACGCGTGTTTACGCGCAAAGAAGTTGGCCTCCCCGAAAATGGCTTTGTGTTTTGCTGCTTCAACAACAACTTCAAGATCACGCCCGACTTGTTCGACATCTGGATGCGGCTGTTGCAGCAAGTGCCGGACAGCGTCCTGTGGCTGTTTGAGGGCGATGCCGGTGCGGCAAAAAATCTGCGACGCGAAGCTGCAAATCGGAAAATATCTCCGGAGCGCCTGGTCTTCGCCCAACGTTTGGAGTTGCCTGAACACCTTGCGCGCCACCAGTTGGCAGATCTATTCCTGGATACGTTTTATTGCAATGCCCACACCACCACCAGCGATGCGCTGTGGGCCGGATTGCCGGTGCTGACCTGCCTCGGAGAGACCTTTGCCGGCCGGGTCGCAGCCAGCCTGCTCAATGCCGTCGGCCTGCCCGAACTGGTCATGCGCAGCCATGCGGAATATGAAAAGCGGGCATTGCATCTGGCTACGCATTCCGCTGAGCTTGCCGCGCTCAAGAAGAGGCTCATGGCAAGCCGGAACACATGCCCTTTATTCGACACGCAGCTTTTTACCAAACACATCGAAGACGCTTATGTCCAGATGTGGCAACGCCATCAGAATGGGCTTGCGCCCGATCATATTCGCGTTGAACCTGTGCCTGAAATGAGCGACTAA
- a CDS encoding c-type cytochrome produces the protein MKKIIHTWRFIILVLSIGVFSPATRAADLPPAKSGNEQLEAGRKIYNFRCYFCHGYSGNAKTVAASFLNPKPVDFTRADPARITPEYVVSVLRNGKPGTAMQPFRSVLSDKDMELLAAFVVDEFVQRKAPNTYYHTPENGWPNHQRYQAAFPFATGEIPSNRPWEELSAEQARGKRLFLASCVICHDRGGHNEAAWEATPLSYPRNNYSPSAPPPTLDAMSSASPYLLHEVAPKIADLTEQERNGEKLFQGNCAFCHAADGTGKNWIGSFLQPHPRNLRDPAFMETMTRTRLSATIHEGLPGTSMPAWKSVLNEDEISAIVAYVAKAFHPLPD, from the coding sequence ATGAAAAAAATTATTCATACCTGGCGGTTTATCATTCTCGTGCTCAGCATAGGTGTCTTCAGCCCGGCTACTCGTGCTGCGGACTTGCCCCCTGCAAAATCCGGCAATGAGCAGCTTGAAGCCGGGCGCAAGATATACAATTTTCGCTGCTACTTTTGCCACGGCTATTCCGGCAACGCCAAGACCGTGGCGGCCAGCTTTCTCAATCCCAAGCCGGTAGATTTCACCCGCGCCGACCCGGCCCGGATCACGCCGGAATATGTCGTCTCGGTGCTGCGCAACGGCAAGCCCGGCACAGCCATGCAGCCGTTCCGCAGCGTCCTGTCTGACAAGGATATGGAATTGCTCGCCGCCTTCGTGGTGGATGAATTCGTACAACGCAAAGCACCCAACACCTATTACCACACACCGGAGAACGGCTGGCCGAATCACCAGCGTTATCAGGCAGCATTTCCGTTCGCCACGGGCGAAATTCCTTCCAACCGCCCCTGGGAAGAATTAAGCGCAGAACAGGCGCGCGGCAAACGCTTGTTCCTGGCCAGTTGCGTGATCTGCCATGATCGCGGCGGCCACAACGAAGCCGCATGGGAGGCGACCCCGCTGTCCTATCCGCGCAATAATTATTCCCCGTCCGCCCCGCCGCCCACACTCGACGCCATGAGCAGCGCCAGCCCCTATCTGCTGCACGAGGTCGCACCCAAAATCGCGGACTTGACCGAGCAGGAACGCAATGGGGAGAAATTATTCCAGGGCAATTGCGCGTTCTGCCATGCCGCCGATGGCACCGGCAAAAACTGGATAGGCAGCTTTCTCCAGCCGCATCCGCGCAATCTGCGCGACCCCGCATTCATGGAAACCATGACGCGCACGCGCTTGTCTGCGACCATACACGAAGGGCTGCCAGGAACGTCCATGCCCGCATGGAAATCCGTGTTGAACGAAGATGAAATATCCGCCATAGTTGCTTATGTAGCCAAGGCCTTCCACCCCTTACCCGATTGA